Proteins from a single region of Bdellovibrio bacteriovorus:
- a CDS encoding OPT family oligopeptide transporter — MIKELTEEQVQTMTLEEKDEWWLKNVYKGDMPQLTLRSALTGMILGGILSLTNLYIGIKTGWTLGVGISSVILSFAFFKLMDKMRLGSHMTILENNAMQSIATSAGYMTAPMMASIPAYMMVTGEVIPMWQTFWWIVVLALLGVLFAFPLKKRFINEEQMPFPEGYAAGVVLESLHSDDGKSGVFKAKLMMAGAGLSALIEILRADAVLEKIKLSFLALPHYWDDFIYKFATPKILGSPMKDLTIQFDTSIVMMGTGGLMNMKTAMSILIGGFLNYFVCAPILIQAGVIPEAKFKAITMWALWGGAAIMTTSSLYAFFSKPQIIVQSFSKLFVKKGKREAHALDKIELPMWIFAVGIPIVGFITVYLGHMWFGIHYWLGLLAIPLVFIFTLIAVTSTGLTAITPGGALGKLTQITYGVVAPGNVTTNLMTAGITSEVSLNASNLLMDIKPAYMLGGKPRHQAVGHVLGIFAGGLVAVPVFYSIFHGDISMFTSETMPLPGASIWKGVSEVLAHGLSNLHITAQIAAMVGAVLGILIEVLNKKTKGRFPLSGVGLGLGFVLRFTDAWSMALGTLIFWVARQKFKDKSSFGYRAFVDNQETLAAGVIAGGSIIGIILILLETAI, encoded by the coding sequence ATGATTAAAGAACTCACCGAAGAACAAGTTCAGACTATGACACTCGAAGAAAAAGACGAGTGGTGGTTAAAGAACGTCTATAAAGGCGATATGCCACAACTGACTTTAAGATCGGCTCTGACTGGAATGATCTTAGGGGGCATCTTAAGTCTTACCAACCTTTACATCGGGATTAAAACCGGGTGGACTTTGGGTGTAGGGATCTCTTCCGTGATTTTGTCTTTCGCGTTTTTTAAACTGATGGACAAGATGCGCCTGGGCTCGCACATGACGATCCTTGAAAACAATGCCATGCAAAGTATCGCCACCAGCGCCGGGTATATGACGGCCCCCATGATGGCCTCTATCCCCGCTTACATGATGGTGACGGGCGAAGTGATTCCGATGTGGCAAACCTTTTGGTGGATTGTGGTTCTCGCCTTGCTGGGGGTTCTGTTTGCGTTTCCTTTAAAAAAGCGCTTCATTAACGAAGAACAAATGCCCTTCCCCGAAGGTTATGCCGCCGGCGTGGTTTTAGAAAGCTTGCATTCCGATGACGGTAAGTCCGGAGTATTTAAGGCCAAGCTGATGATGGCCGGTGCGGGACTTTCGGCGTTGATTGAAATCTTGCGTGCGGATGCCGTTTTAGAAAAAATCAAATTATCTTTCTTAGCCCTGCCCCACTATTGGGACGATTTCATCTATAAATTTGCGACACCAAAAATCTTAGGCAGCCCGATGAAGGATCTGACCATTCAGTTCGACACATCCATTGTAATGATGGGCACGGGCGGCTTAATGAATATGAAAACGGCCATGTCTATTTTAATTGGCGGCTTTTTAAATTACTTCGTCTGCGCGCCGATCTTGATTCAAGCGGGGGTCATCCCCGAAGCTAAATTTAAAGCGATCACGATGTGGGCCCTATGGGGTGGTGCGGCCATCATGACGACATCTTCTTTGTATGCGTTCTTTTCTAAGCCGCAAATCATTGTGCAAAGTTTCTCTAAGCTTTTTGTAAAAAAAGGCAAACGCGAAGCTCATGCTTTGGATAAAATTGAATTGCCAATGTGGATTTTTGCCGTGGGCATTCCTATCGTCGGCTTTATCACGGTTTATTTGGGTCATATGTGGTTTGGAATTCATTACTGGTTGGGGTTACTAGCCATCCCCTTGGTTTTTATCTTTACTTTGATCGCCGTGACCTCCACAGGCTTAACTGCGATCACCCCGGGTGGCGCTTTAGGAAAACTGACGCAGATTACTTACGGCGTTGTGGCCCCAGGAAATGTAACCACGAATTTGATGACCGCCGGGATCACATCGGAAGTTTCATTGAATGCTTCAAATCTTCTAATGGATATCAAACCTGCTTACATGTTGGGTGGAAAACCTCGCCATCAGGCGGTCGGCCACGTTTTAGGGATATTTGCCGGAGGCCTGGTTGCCGTTCCGGTATTTTATTCTATCTTTCATGGCGATATCTCAATGTTCACCTCGGAAACCATGCCGTTACCCGGGGCTTCGATTTGGAAAGGGGTCTCTGAAGTTTTAGCTCACGGTCTGAGCAACTTACATATCACCGCTCAAATCGCGGCGATGGTGGGTGCCGTGCTAGGGATCTTAATTGAAGTCTTAAACAAAAAAACCAAAGGCCGCTTCCCACTTTCGGGCGTGGGATTGGGCTTGGGTTTTGTTTTGCGATTCACTGATGCATGGTCTATGGCTTTAGGAACTTTGATTTTCTGGGTGGCTCGCCAAAAATTTAAAGACAAATCAAGCTTTGGATACCGTGCTTTTGTTGATAACCAAGAAACTCTCGCGGCCGGAGTAATCGCCGGGGGATCTATTATCGGCATTATTTTAATCCTGCTAGAAACCGCGATTTAA